Proteins encoded in a region of the Arvicanthis niloticus isolate mArvNil1 chromosome 16, mArvNil1.pat.X, whole genome shotgun sequence genome:
- the LOC117721621 gene encoding uncharacterized protein LOC117721621 isoform X1, with the protein MESVSFEDVAVHFTAEEWALLDSSQKRLHRDVMLETCRNLAAIAEKQEDWVLETGSEHVRKTLPVSVQPEDKLCENRGYAGKPGACKECGKSFSSPQSFLEHMKTHTEEKTYKYKQTEEDFSRHSFVQGHERMHATDKPCVLKQSGKDSLTLAGIQQHVITHNGGGPYICKVCGKAFHSSSSFLTHKRTHTGEQLYMCKQCSKTFTYSSGLRRHERTHSGEKPYECKQFLKVFPSLRKVESHEQTHNEVKYICNQCGIAFSDHSSLQCHEKIHSLEKPYVYKQCGKTFTCSSALRRHERIHTGVKPYECKVCGKAFIDCSSLQCHERIHSGEKPYVCKLCGKAFSRQGSLKCHERIHSGEKPYACKQCGKAFMHHNALRYHEQIHRGEKAYGCKQCGKAFVLSSALKKHERVHSGLKPCLCRVCGKAFTFHSSLHCHERTHTGEKPYVCKQCGKAFMYHSSLRCHENIHSAEKPYVCKLCGTAFTYHSSLQRHERIHRGEKPYVCKFCAKAFTDHSSLRCHERIHTGEKPYVCKQCGKSYSTHGSLRYHERVHCV; encoded by the exons ATG GAGTCTGTATCCTTTGAGGACGTGGCTGTGCACTTCACCGCAGAGGAGTGGGCTTTGTTGGATTCTTCCCAAAAGAGGCTACAcagagatgtgatgctggagacctgcAGGAACCTGGCCGCCATAG CAGAAAAGCAAGAAGACTGGGTCCTTGAAACTGGCTCTGAACATGTAAGGAAGACTCTTCCCGTTTCAGTTCAGCCTGAAGACAAACTATGTGAGAATCGAGGATACGCAGGGAAACCAGGCGCATGTAAGGAGTGTGGGAAATCCTTTAGTTCTCCCCAAAGTTTTCTGGAACATATGAAGACTCACACTGAAGAGAAAACTTACAAATATAAGCAAACTGAAGAAGATTTTAGCAGACACAGTTTTGTTCAGGGGCATGAAAGGATGCATGCTACAGACAAGCCCTGTGTTTTGAAGCAGAGTGGGAAAGACTCTTTGACTCTTGCAGGTATTCAACAGCACGTAATAACACATAATGGAGGAGGGCCATATATATGTAAAGTATGTGGCAAAGCCTTTCACTCTTCCAGTTCTTTCTTGACACATAAAAGAACTCACACTGGAGAACAGCTTTATATGTGTAAGCAGTGCAGCAAAACCTTCACTTATTCCAGTGGTCTTCGCCGGCACGAAAGGACCCatagtggagagaaaccctatgaatgcaaGCAATTTCTGAAAGTCTTTCCTTCATTGAGGAAGGTTGAAAGTCATGAACAAACTCACAATGAAGTAAAATacatatgtaatcaatgtgggaTCGCCTTCAGCGATCACAGTTCCCTTCAGTGCCATGAAAAGATTCATAGTTTAGAGAAACCCTATGTATACAAGCAGTGTGGGAAGACATTCACTTGTTCTAGTGCCTTGCGAAGACATGAACGAATTCATACTGGAGTGAAACCCTATGAATGCAAGgtatgtgggaaagccttcattGATTGCAGTTCTCTTCAGTGTCATGAAAGGATTCacagtggagagaaaccttatgtaTGTAAGTTGTGTGGGAAAGCGTTCAGTCGTCAGGGCTCTCTGAAATGTCATGAAAGGATTCACagtggagagaagccctatgcatgtaagcagtgtgggaaagccttcatgCATCACAATGCTCTTCGATACCATGAACAGATTCACAGGGGAGAGAAGGCCTATGGCTGTAagcagtgtgggaaagcctttgtGTTGAGCAGCGCACTGAAAAAACATGAGCGAGTCCATAGTGGATTGAAACCTTGTCTATGCAGGgtgtgtgggaaagccttcacaTTTCATAGTTCCCTCCATTGCCATGAAAGGACTCATACTGGGGAGAAACCCTATGTATGTAaacagtgtgggaaagcctttatgTATCACAGTTCTCTTCGTTGCCATGAAAATATTCACAGTGCAGAGAAACCCTATGTGTGTAAGCTGTGTGGGACAGCCTTCACTTATCACAGCTCTCTTCAACGCCATGAAAGGATCCACAGGGGAGAGAAACCATATGTATGTAAATTCTGTGCAAAAGCCTTCACTGATCACAGTTCCCTCCGATGCCATGaaagaattcacactggagagaaaccatatgtaTGTAAACAATGTGGGAAATCCTACAGTACTCATGGTTCCCTTAGATACCATGAAAGGGTGCACTGTGTATAA
- the LOC117721621 gene encoding uncharacterized protein LOC117721621 isoform X2, producing the protein MESVSFEDVAVHFTAEEWALLDSSQKRLHRDVMLETCRNLAAIEKQEDWVLETGSEHVRKTLPVSVQPEDKLCENRGYAGKPGACKECGKSFSSPQSFLEHMKTHTEEKTYKYKQTEEDFSRHSFVQGHERMHATDKPCVLKQSGKDSLTLAGIQQHVITHNGGGPYICKVCGKAFHSSSSFLTHKRTHTGEQLYMCKQCSKTFTYSSGLRRHERTHSGEKPYECKQFLKVFPSLRKVESHEQTHNEVKYICNQCGIAFSDHSSLQCHEKIHSLEKPYVYKQCGKTFTCSSALRRHERIHTGVKPYECKVCGKAFIDCSSLQCHERIHSGEKPYVCKLCGKAFSRQGSLKCHERIHSGEKPYACKQCGKAFMHHNALRYHEQIHRGEKAYGCKQCGKAFVLSSALKKHERVHSGLKPCLCRVCGKAFTFHSSLHCHERTHTGEKPYVCKQCGKAFMYHSSLRCHENIHSAEKPYVCKLCGTAFTYHSSLQRHERIHRGEKPYVCKFCAKAFTDHSSLRCHERIHTGEKPYVCKQCGKSYSTHGSLRYHERVHCV; encoded by the exons ATG GAGTCTGTATCCTTTGAGGACGTGGCTGTGCACTTCACCGCAGAGGAGTGGGCTTTGTTGGATTCTTCCCAAAAGAGGCTACAcagagatgtgatgctggagacctgcAGGAACCTGGCCGCCATAG AAAAGCAAGAAGACTGGGTCCTTGAAACTGGCTCTGAACATGTAAGGAAGACTCTTCCCGTTTCAGTTCAGCCTGAAGACAAACTATGTGAGAATCGAGGATACGCAGGGAAACCAGGCGCATGTAAGGAGTGTGGGAAATCCTTTAGTTCTCCCCAAAGTTTTCTGGAACATATGAAGACTCACACTGAAGAGAAAACTTACAAATATAAGCAAACTGAAGAAGATTTTAGCAGACACAGTTTTGTTCAGGGGCATGAAAGGATGCATGCTACAGACAAGCCCTGTGTTTTGAAGCAGAGTGGGAAAGACTCTTTGACTCTTGCAGGTATTCAACAGCACGTAATAACACATAATGGAGGAGGGCCATATATATGTAAAGTATGTGGCAAAGCCTTTCACTCTTCCAGTTCTTTCTTGACACATAAAAGAACTCACACTGGAGAACAGCTTTATATGTGTAAGCAGTGCAGCAAAACCTTCACTTATTCCAGTGGTCTTCGCCGGCACGAAAGGACCCatagtggagagaaaccctatgaatgcaaGCAATTTCTGAAAGTCTTTCCTTCATTGAGGAAGGTTGAAAGTCATGAACAAACTCACAATGAAGTAAAATacatatgtaatcaatgtgggaTCGCCTTCAGCGATCACAGTTCCCTTCAGTGCCATGAAAAGATTCATAGTTTAGAGAAACCCTATGTATACAAGCAGTGTGGGAAGACATTCACTTGTTCTAGTGCCTTGCGAAGACATGAACGAATTCATACTGGAGTGAAACCCTATGAATGCAAGgtatgtgggaaagccttcattGATTGCAGTTCTCTTCAGTGTCATGAAAGGATTCacagtggagagaaaccttatgtaTGTAAGTTGTGTGGGAAAGCGTTCAGTCGTCAGGGCTCTCTGAAATGTCATGAAAGGATTCACagtggagagaagccctatgcatgtaagcagtgtgggaaagccttcatgCATCACAATGCTCTTCGATACCATGAACAGATTCACAGGGGAGAGAAGGCCTATGGCTGTAagcagtgtgggaaagcctttgtGTTGAGCAGCGCACTGAAAAAACATGAGCGAGTCCATAGTGGATTGAAACCTTGTCTATGCAGGgtgtgtgggaaagccttcacaTTTCATAGTTCCCTCCATTGCCATGAAAGGACTCATACTGGGGAGAAACCCTATGTATGTAaacagtgtgggaaagcctttatgTATCACAGTTCTCTTCGTTGCCATGAAAATATTCACAGTGCAGAGAAACCCTATGTGTGTAAGCTGTGTGGGACAGCCTTCACTTATCACAGCTCTCTTCAACGCCATGAAAGGATCCACAGGGGAGAGAAACCATATGTATGTAAATTCTGTGCAAAAGCCTTCACTGATCACAGTTCCCTCCGATGCCATGaaagaattcacactggagagaaaccatatgtaTGTAAACAATGTGGGAAATCCTACAGTACTCATGGTTCCCTTAGATACCATGAAAGGGTGCACTGTGTATAA